From the Lathyrus oleraceus cultivar Zhongwan6 chromosome 3, CAAS_Psat_ZW6_1.0, whole genome shotgun sequence genome, the window TTCTTGCTGATACTTACTATTCCATCCATGTGAGGACTCAGAAGAAGAAAGGGACTATCGTCTACTGCACCCCTTTGCTGTATAGATGGTTTATTTCGCATCTACCCAACAAAGGCCCTTTTGTTGAGAACAAAGATAACTTGAAGTGGTCCCAGTGGATCATGTCCTTAAAAGCCGAAGACATTCCTTGGTATTCTCGAATTTACGATGGTGTCAAGCTTATCCTCAACTGTGGGGAttttcctaatgtgcctcttcttggtataaaaggaggaatcaactacaacccgagGTTAGCACTACGACAACTAGGATACCTTATGGTGGACAAACCTGATCTCAAGAGTGTAGAGGGTTTTGTCTTATATGAAGGGGTCGAAGAGCTAGAGTTAATCAAGAAGATTCTCAAGGCTTGGGGATCGATTTGTCCTCAAGAAAGAGCAGAGATGGGTAATAATAATTGTATCGCCAAAGAAGCTTACACAAGTTGGGTTAATAACAGAGTTAGTGAGATTTTGTTGTCGTTCCCGCCCGAAACATCCATGAACGTCCAACCTCTTGAGTCAGAGAACCAACCAAATTTTGAAGTAGATGAATTGAAGAAGGTTATCAAGATCCTAGAGAAAGATAATGTTGATCTTAAATCTAGGCTTGGTAAGATCTCATTGGAGAAGGAAACCTTGAGGTTCAATCTGAATCAGAAGAGAGACCGAGTTCGCCAAGCAGATGATGAGGTACAGACAAAGGTATTCAAAAGACTCAAAATGGGTGACACCCTCAAAGGGACTTATGTCATCCTGACAGCGAAAAAGAAGCAGTTAGCCAAAGCCCAATACCGAGCCAGCAAAGCATAACTGGAACACATGGAACAAATGAAGAAACTCCAAAGTATGCTAGAAGCTTGTAAGAAAAAGTTGAAGGATGAGAAAAGCCGCAACAAACAGCTAGAAGTCACCCTTCACCAAAATCAGTACGGGCTGAATCAGAGACTAGAAGAGATTCGAGAGTTGAAAGGGCAACCACATAAAGACCTGGAAGATACCAAcacacaagtgaacaagcatccGGAAGACCTATCCAACCGAGGGAAGACAACTGTGAATAACGTTCCAAGAGAACGAGATCACGACTTACTACCTGAAGGGAGTGCGATGTTGGGGAAGTGGGGCGCCTGCCTGTCCCCCAAATCTCAGACTTACTATGAAGAGTTGTTATCTAATTGCTTCTAGTTGCTTGTACTTCCTTAGGTTGAGGTCTGATAGGACAAATGTGATACTTTTGTAGCCCGATGGGCATTTCATTGTTGTACTTGTATTCTGTTGTTTCTCAGCATTGAATAAAAGAGTTTCTCGGTTATTAACTTCATAAACTGTCTCTCTTTATGCTTTGTATTTGCTTGTGTTAAATAAACAAACTCGCAGATTCCTTGGAATTGTTTTCCTTTACAAAAAATGaaagaataaaaaatataatgAATGCACATATCAAATATTTTTTCACACATACATGCATTCACGGATTTATTTGTCAAAAGCCGCCAAAAAACAAAATGCTTACACTCACCGTTTTTCCACAGCAGCAACGACGACTCGTCATCAATACTACACACGTTCCAATAAAACAAGGATCATGGCCGAATATGAAGTTGACAATGTTGTTGTTCGCGAGTGCCTTGCCCAGGTGCAAGGAAAAATGAATCTGTTCAGGGGGAACATGGAGATTATCCTTGAGATTCTCCAGTCTAAGAGGAACCCTACCTATGCTACTGCCAACGTCACCCATTCTACTAGGGTGACCATTCCTACTGCTACTGCTGGCACTACCATTGACACTCCGGCGGAAACTGTTGTGCCTAACTCTGGGAACCGTCAGATGGTCCCCATGGACTCTGTTAGGCTTGCTGCTGCCtacccgtggggaatgcctccacATCTAGCTGTCAGTCTCTCTAGTGAGGGAGCTTTCTTCCCTCACCCCGCTCTCTTTGCCGCTGCCGCTGTTGGAAACGCTGGTTTCCTGTGGGCTCTCCACACTCTCTAAACTGCTTCAGTCGATGCTGCTGATCTGGATAACAACCAAATTCAGGTTCTTGATAACACTCTCAATGCTGAAGAGGACTACGAGGCCCGCGCCCCAACTTCCAGATCCCCAATCAAACCGCTCAAGCTGCGAGCACCAGTCAAGTCCCGGCTTTTCCTTTTAGTTAGCCTGGGGAAACCTCCATGCCCATGCTGACATACCATCCACCCCAGCACGTGGAGACAGGGGAACCTCAGGCCCCCAATGCTTAGGCTAGAATGCAATATCCTCAGCCTACTCATGTTGCTCAAACTGTGCCACCAGGTTTCTCTTAACCACCTAAGATGTGGTTCACACCGAACATGCCGGCACCGATCGCTCTAGAAGCTTCCTGACCGGCCAATCAGGTCGTTCCTCTTGCTGTGATCCGCCCAAACCTGCGGATTACCAGCTCTTGGACGACATAATAAGGGTCACTGAGGGCTTCTCCTCCTTTGGTATAGATGCTCGAGACCTTTGCCTGGTCCCGAATATGGTGttactgtagcggtaaattcatgatcatcaagctattgataagctagatatcaaataacaagagtcgccaccgtgcttttattgtttccaagggaaaagggaaaaagtacgaagaaaacccaaaaagtaagaagttttcaaatcaaaaataataaaaagtcagagattacaggtaagggggttggttacacagagggaaggtgttagcatccaaagtgtcctaggtactcctagggagtcctttttgtatgcatatgtactttgtataaaatgatgtttacaaactgatagaatggggggatgagaaaagaattcattaattatatttatgtgtttgacaagacctttggtcttgtgcctacgtaccaacataaaaatgagggatcaaaacctcctagttcgtgatacaaatttcaaagtggatgcattgcttttaacaaaaattaagtttgaaaggcacaaaggcctaaaaaatggtttgaatgagttagttctttttggtttttgaaagtttaagtcaagtatagttacgtttatttacaagtttgatttaagaaaataagtttgaaaatgcaatggcataaggccaaagtttctatctttttgcaaaatgaagattttgaaaaaatggagggagagattttaaaattaaataaatagggagaagatgaagagactatcctatgtacaaaattaaaagtttagagttgaaaagatctgaccaaataGGTAGAAATCaaatagacaagtatgtcaatagaaacccagaactcccttggactttttagaatcaagcaacacacaaatgcacaattatattatcttgaagagcaaaggcatcaaataaatatggcctcatccaagcttacccattccatgatcttattcaaaatggctcatgtaacagatgaattccacaagtcacaggttcaaaataacagcttcacaattgatcatgttgcagatgaacttagggagatcttgaatgatgtgtCAAATGAAATTTCAAATTACAAACACTTGGatcttcaacaagttggcattggccaagtcctttagcataggaatgttgcctatgttttaagtccatttgtccaagatcaagccaacagtccacacaaaagttttttagggttcttgttattattatgtacattaatggtcaaagaccaagccaacacaaacaagcaaagtacaCAAACCAAAtgtatcacacaatatggtccaaatggacaaagtgaaaattcaattaacataaacaattagaatgatatgaacaatggaaaatgaatagaagcaaaaattaaatggcattaaagtaaatggcttgaatttaaaagttagtagttaatagaatagaagttagtattgttttgtttttgctttttaatttgaagacattctttggagaacactcaacccacttatcacaagcatggatccttgaaccaaaacatcttccaaaggaaggaaagaaggccaagtttccacacaataccatgaaagaggggagacatataatatcactaactagaatgcttatgccttttctgtcacaaatttagcgctatgttaagcaatcgtaattggacttatgtcGAAGTCACAACaatttgagaccgggcaatagaatttttggtgttaatgcatgttagatataTAGTATgatagactatgctcatgaaacataccacacacaaaaaataagATGCAAAAGAGgtagcctaatctcatccatacttatgttaatttttcaatcaactagcctttggattttgagatgtcataggccaaatgaaatgaataaatgaagaaggggaatgagatgaagtggtAGGGGAATGGATAAAATCACAAATTCGTCAAAGGAAGACTTTTtccaaattaatatcattcattcattttgggagatggaatgtaaattccatcaatcccctaaatccaatgatattaagttgacaaagtcaaatcaaccttgaccaaggcccaacaacaagagtcaaacataaacaagtcatcacaattggtcaacaaatttatttggcatttaatcaaattaaaaatactaaaatagtgcatttaaattaaatatgatttgtccgattcctaaaatctcatcaaaacaccaaagaaatggccatgagatttatcataggtcaaacaagatcaaaggaccatggagaaaaaatttcataatttttggacatttaaaaatatttttaaaccattaaaaacaaatgcaaaatcaattaattcatgaaaaatattaataattatccaaaaaataattttacttccgaatatgaaatagaaaaatatttaagaatttttgttgaaagtcccatttttttggatcaatattaaatttaatatgaattattgaatataaagcaaataaaatgaaaattaaaatatctgaaaaaacgtggaccacttgatctccctcattaattgaggtggcagatcaagtggtggaaaacgcgctatccacgatggTCATTAGTCAGCGCACCATAACATTGGTAATTAGAAAGAACGCTCAGGATTAAAAAAAATTAGATGGATCATGTGGTTGTGAGAGATGCCAACATATCTCCAGAGCTgtagctccgatcttcttctccagtggacctcaccggactggtccaccttcaagcatcaccaaaattaaaaacaaggacatgatttcaaagtaaaaatggaactgagttcgaatctggcctcaattcactctaactcaaagtatattgagagatacatggagttgaaatttgaggtacatgaactgagttgcttcggtttagcctctaagcaactcaatcttcttgcctacattggcaggacttcagacaaccaaagaatcaatagaattgagcaagaattagagagaatcgaagagatcagaatttctggaaaataccttcaatggaggtttggattcaactgaacttgctcttgctcgtgcttgatctcactccacttgcttgcagaagaaggattgaatgctcaaaaggccGTGGATTCCTGAAGATTTGAATTTCtaaacagtggaaattcaacctcaaattcaaatgaatttctcaggtttatcctttgcaatgtcAGGGTTAGAGttgggggatcaaagttggcgcaaaTGTGTGTTAATTGTTGAGCATATGagcctctatttatagttgaatccatttctttttgcacacttgaaatcactttcaAAATTTGGTCATTaatgatgcatgggtgcatgggcacgcataggcccataaaatcattgccataagtccacaactgagtgtgagatagtctgaattcagcttggattgcaaggcaagtgtacattttgatttgaagtttgatccttgccaagtgatgacaccatgttcatgccatgcgcaacgTATGCATTCCTTATCCAAAATGAAGGAATTTGAGCTCTTTCGAAAGGcgagatcaagaggaataactttcatgttcaacactttttcatttggattTTGTAACTTGaataaatttgaggtggaagtttggaaatttttgacatatcaaaatattccaccttgcttaactttttatatgaaCTTCAAATGACAAAAGTGTATTCATTAAAGTTGTAGCTCTCTAAAAGACCATCAAAATGGTAACAAGTTTAATGTTAtttagatttgaaatgatagagttatgcatttttgaagtttggaaaaatcacttgatcaatggtataggtcaaaagtgacctataatgtaacctcatataaaatgctcaaaaaagttgaattagatcccactccaaacataaaagttgaagtagacacactgaatttgattgtgaaacttggaaatatttcatctcataaaaattgagcaagttatgtccttgggaaggtgactttcaaattagggtttagacaaaatgacctataatgtttcaacatagaaaatgattttccaagcaaacctagctctaggtctcaacatgaaagttgtttggaatatcatttagagtaagttttatattggaatcattttcatatagtgaaaattgtaggagatagggtctagggagaccctgttttgatcagatgaattcatctggccaaccaccatcaactaacttgctaatcttcaattctcttggCTTTCTAGGTTTATGGTAGATCATATAagcataatatgatgaatttttaagtgtaccttgagaaatttgatcaattggtgagatggcttgttggggaagttactcaagatacccagtcaaactagggtttccatggcaaatcaccctcaaactcttggagaaagcttgatcaatataatatgtagagaacattgggactcatatatgatacttgtaaccattcttggatcaatccttggttgttctctttgttcataagggtctcaaaccctagatgtgaacttgatgaatcaatgggataatgcccttcctacaaaagagttaggcaaatacaaagatatatttttgatattttggttagtaaaatgataatgTACAAGTgtgatacaatcacatagtgcttggtgatctctcccaaaacaaacacaatgaaaggggggtaaggaggataccaaggtatgatcccaatgctaatgcttatgatgaaattgcatgagggatcttagggtcaaaattggggtcttacagttaccTCAGAAATTCAAGGTGCCTGACCTTCCAAAGTACAAGGGCCTCAGGTGTCCCCGCAGTCACCTCACCATGTACTGCAGGAAAATGGCGTCGCACATTGATATTGACAACCTCATGGTCCATTgcttccaagatagcctatctAGGGCTTCCTTAGATTGGTATATGGGTCTAGAGCGCTCAAAGATCCGGTCATGGAGGGATCTCTCTACAAGTACAACCTTAACATGGCTCCTACAAGGCTTCAGTTACAAAATCAGTCGCAAAGATCTAAtgaaaccttcaaggaatatgctcaacgTTGGCGCGAAATGGCGTCTAGGGTTTGGCCAGCATTATCTGACAACGAGTTAGTGGACATCTTCATGGGTACACTGCAAGGGATGTATTTTGAGAAGATGATCAACAGTTCGTCGACAAATTTTTCTAATATGGTAACCATTGGGGAACGTGTTGAGAGTGAGCTGAAATCAGGGAAAATCACAGACACGGCCGCACAGCAGACAACCAACAAGAGGTCGCATGGGGGCTTCGCTAAAAAGAAGGAGGGGGAAGCAAGCGCTATAACAGCGAAGGCTCGCCCCCGATATCAATTTCTGATGGCCCCTATGTCGTATTACCCTTATCCGTACATCGCCGCAGCGCAATACCAGCAACCGTTATTCCAGTATCAACCACAGAAAGgcaatcaacaatcaacaccCACTCAGAAAAATATGAATCAACAATATAATTATGATAACAGAGGACAGAATCGAGGTCAGAACAACAGAAACTGTTTTGGTAACCGACCCCAAATTGACAAGATTTTGGTGTCGTATTCCGAACTAGTACCCTATTTGATTCATGTGGGGGCTATCATACCGAAAGAATTACCCGCGGCCACTCCTCAATTCTGTTCCAAGCACGATCCTAACGCTTTGTGCGCTTATGATATTGGATTCATGGGGCATTCTACAGAAGATTGTTGGGCGCTCAAATACAAAATCCAGGATTTGATCAATCAAGACATCCTGACTTTCTATGAAGAAATACCTAATGTAAATAAAAATCCTTTGCCGAATCACATTGGTGCCGCAGTCTACACCGTGATTGAAGAGGAAAATATCGAATCTATACTGAGGGCCGAAAAGTGAAGACTCTGATGTCCGTTGTATTACAGAAGCTTGAACAATTTGGATTTCTAGAAGGGGTATATGATGATTGCATAGTATGCGAGTTCGATCCGGATAATCGCGACCAACTGAGGGGTTGCATGCAAGAACTGATGGATCAAGGTTTAATACAATTCTCAAAATCTCAAGTAGCAGAAGAGGCGACGGTGATTGAACCAATAACAATTGTGTACAGAAAAAAGAAGGTTGAAAATCCTCCCAAGAGGATTCAACCGATTCATTTCTATGCTCCAACTCCATTCCCGTATCAGAATACCAAGGCAATGCCTTAGAATTATGAGACTACAACGTATTTGGGAGGAAAAAAAATCTGCATTCCTAACACAGAAATTGTCAACATTGCTAGAACGGGAGGCATGACTCGAAGTGGCCGTGTATTCAGTCCTAAATACACTCCTAGGTGTCTCCAGCACCCACAGTTGTCCCGCCTAAGGAGAAGGTCACTCCTACGTCGACTCCGCAGGCAGGGGCAATTGTACTTGCCACTCCGATCGTGACGACTGCTCTAGTGTTGAGAAAGAACAAATTGTAGATCACAAGAAGAGTATCACCTTTGAGGAAAGCCAAGAATTCCTCAAACTGGTCAAGAAAAGTGACTTCAAGATTATTGACCACTTGAATCAGACCCCCTCTAAAATATCAATTTTGTCTTTGCTGTTGAGTTTTGAGGCTCATCGCAAAGCATTGTTGAAAGTTCTAAATACCGCTCATGTGATGCAAGATATCACAGTCGATCGATTTGACGACGTGGTTGCCAATATCACCACCAGTAGGTATTTGGGATTTAATGAAGAAGAGCTACCCCCTTAGGGAAACATCCACAACAAAGCACTACACATTTCGATCACATGTATTGACTCTCTCTTATCCCGAGTCCTCGTTGATATTGGTTCTTCGCTTAATGTACTGCCAAAGTCTACATTAAGCCAATTACAGTTTAGGGGCCCGAGATGAGGACCAGTGCATTGATTGTTAGAGATTTTGAAGGTTCCTGAAGGCAGGTAATTAGGGAGGTTGATTTGCCTATCTGTGTTGGACCCCACCAGTTCAGCATCGcattccaagtcatggacatcaACCCAACTTACAGTTGTTTgttaggaagaccatggattcatg encodes:
- the LOC127130477 gene encoding uncharacterized protein LOC127130477 is translated as MEEFVDLAAIHIFLTQNLIPTLLADTYYSIHVRTQKKKGTIVYCTPLLYRWFISHLPNKGPFVENKDNLKWSQWIMSLKAEDIPWYSRIYDGVKLILNCGDFPNVPLLGVEELELIKKILKAWGSICPQERAEMGNNNCIAKEAYTSWVNNRVSEILLSFPPETSMNVQPLESENQPNFEVDELKKVIKILEKDNVDLKSRLGKISLEKETLRFNLNQKRDRVRQADDEVQTKVFKRLKMGDTLKGTYVILTAKKKQLAKAQYRASKA